In Thiobacter sp. AK1, a genomic segment contains:
- a CDS encoding phage tail protein: MSLYAVLGETELEIITWLDGLTMRYAADYAEQGLIGGKSLLQYTGHRPDEVTIEARLHAAWCNPADEVRAIKERMDAREPLAFVLASGEYRGVFVITEAEVTTAQTDGAGRAIAFELRLSLKEYIGDPAEPNPPGVVTAGYRIPVGAATVDDFDLIDAAPVASPGGLAAAVADGIAAIGRAVTVAADVASLASLAARAPDAALLALPGVVGSVTTLATGMPTQAFDTLRSVAQVASDAVTFYGALNTAKSQFEACAGALGSGLSGMSSALYSMRYGLDTLQGARGALDRIGAQAAARLPLDEVWV, translated from the coding sequence ATGAGCCTGTATGCGGTGCTGGGCGAGACTGAGCTGGAGATCATCACCTGGCTCGATGGCCTGACCATGCGCTATGCCGCTGACTACGCCGAGCAGGGGCTGATCGGCGGCAAGAGCCTGCTGCAATACACTGGGCACCGCCCAGACGAGGTGACCATCGAGGCGCGGCTGCACGCGGCCTGGTGCAATCCCGCCGACGAGGTGCGCGCCATCAAGGAGCGCATGGACGCGCGCGAGCCGCTCGCCTTCGTGCTGGCCAGCGGTGAATACCGCGGCGTGTTCGTGATCACCGAGGCCGAGGTGACCACGGCGCAAACCGATGGCGCGGGCCGCGCAATCGCCTTCGAGCTGCGCTTGTCGCTCAAGGAGTACATCGGCGATCCGGCCGAGCCGAACCCGCCTGGCGTGGTGACCGCAGGCTACCGCATCCCGGTGGGCGCGGCGACGGTGGACGACTTCGACCTGATCGACGCCGCGCCGGTGGCTTCTCCCGGCGGGCTGGCGGCGGCTGTGGCCGACGGCATCGCCGCGATCGGCCGCGCGGTGACCGTGGCGGCGGATGTGGCAAGCCTTGCCAGTCTCGCCGCGCGCGCGCCGGATGCTGCGCTGCTGGCGCTGCCCGGCGTGGTTGGTAGCGTTACGACGCTTGCCACTGGCATGCCCACGCAGGCGTTCGATACGCTGCGCAGCGTTGCACAGGTAGCAAGCGATGCCGTCACGTTTTACGGTGCGTTGAACACGGCAAAAAGCCAGTTCGAAGCCTGTGCTGGCGCGCTCGGGTCTGGGTTGTCCGGGATGTCCAGCGCGCTCTACTCGATGCGCTACGGTCTCGACACGCTCCAGGGCGCGCGTGGCGCGCTCGACCGCATCGGCGCGCAAGCCGCCGCGCGTCTGCCGCTCGATGAGGTGTGGGTATGA
- a CDS encoding DUF4376 domain-containing protein — protein MRIENHQLITDTATIDLPHLPTQARVRVWRVPNDYRQDGLFVSIQLPSDPEELPACDLAQCELALDAELPAHPDALLAETKAAKKRQIEAERDAAATANVTINGHVWQADKRSQDLLGQAIALAQAGLPLPPVWRDADNNDMPVTSIADLLAIAAAIAAQVQTAYQTAWARKAAVDAATTLDEIEVA, from the coding sequence ATGCGCATTGAAAACCATCAGCTCATCACCGACACCGCCACCATCGATCTTCCGCATCTGCCGACACAGGCGCGTGTTCGCGTCTGGCGCGTGCCGAACGACTACCGCCAAGACGGCCTGTTCGTCTCCATCCAGCTTCCGTCCGATCCGGAAGAGCTGCCCGCCTGCGATCTGGCGCAATGCGAACTCGCGCTCGATGCAGAACTTCCCGCGCATCCAGATGCGCTGCTCGCCGAGACCAAGGCCGCAAAAAAGCGCCAGATCGAAGCCGAGCGAGACGCCGCAGCCACGGCCAATGTCACCATCAATGGTCACGTCTGGCAAGCCGACAAGCGCAGCCAGGACCTGCTCGGCCAGGCGATCGCCCTGGCCCAAGCCGGCCTTCCGCTGCCGCCGGTATGGCGCGACGCAGACAATAACGACATGCCGGTCACGTCCATCGCCGACCTGCTCGCCATCGCTGCAGCGATTGCCGCGCAGGTGCAGACGGCTTATCAAACCGCATGGGCGCGCAAAGCAGCGGTCGATGCGGCGACGACGCTCGATGAGATTGAGGTCGCATGA
- a CDS encoding GPW/gp25 family protein, which yields MTTLPASAHWQPALGGDGFVEGIDDIRQAIAIILRTPVGSDPLRPDFGSRVWQYLDWPIDRARPHVVRETVEAIRRWEPRVKVTRVVVALDAEAALKITAYFRLASSGPEISAEVRPK from the coding sequence ATGACGACCTTACCCGCATCCGCCCACTGGCAGCCGGCACTTGGCGGCGATGGCTTCGTCGAGGGCATCGACGACATCCGCCAGGCGATCGCCATCATCCTGCGCACGCCGGTCGGTTCTGATCCGCTTCGGCCAGACTTCGGCAGCCGGGTCTGGCAGTATCTGGACTGGCCCATCGACCGCGCGCGCCCGCACGTGGTGCGCGAGACGGTGGAGGCTATCCGCCGCTGGGAGCCGCGCGTGAAGGTCACGCGCGTGGTGGTTGCGCTCGATGCAGAGGCCGCACTCAAGATCACCGCGTATTTCCGCCTGGCATCGAGCGGCCCTGAAATCAGCGCCGAGGTGCGACCGAAATGA
- a CDS encoding phage tail protein encodes MADPIAPDVLALDPRFGPLAEATQRIERLPLGGLLTYLVAAVPSGYLPELVRQFHIAGIEGGRFAATDDERRRLIRESIALHRKKGTPWAIRRALAQIGVEAELIEPRDVRRAYAALNPLRLDGAWRLDGAGHVLKAVEIASGLPYIEHWATFLVRINLDLARGYDMAAVREAIREWAPAARHPVLFYWLAQDYRQPLAADQHLLLDKRICQPYRWPGAALHGCPGMAWRIGRAPALDGRAFGFRLGASATPTQRLRARRCGSDARVVKSASARVWPAARLPAVRARRLDGRWRIGAECHIGRFTLDGRPLAHARFAAPSNGLTVSGRWRIGGPMQPDFEMRSIHV; translated from the coding sequence ATGGCTGATCCGATCGCCCCGGACGTGCTCGCGCTCGACCCGCGCTTCGGGCCGCTGGCCGAGGCGACGCAGCGCATTGAGCGCCTGCCGCTGGGTGGCCTGCTCACCTATCTGGTGGCCGCCGTGCCGAGCGGCTACCTGCCTGAGCTGGTGCGGCAGTTTCACATCGCGGGCATCGAGGGCGGACGGTTCGCCGCCACCGACGACGAGCGCCGCCGCCTGATCCGCGAGTCCATCGCGCTGCACCGCAAGAAGGGCACGCCCTGGGCGATCCGGCGCGCGCTGGCGCAGATCGGTGTTGAGGCCGAGCTGATCGAGCCGCGCGATGTGCGCCGCGCCTATGCCGCGCTCAACCCGCTGCGTCTCGATGGCGCGTGGCGTCTCGATGGCGCAGGCCATGTGCTCAAGGCGGTCGAGATCGCCAGCGGCCTGCCGTACATCGAGCACTGGGCGACCTTCCTTGTGCGCATCAACCTCGATCTGGCGCGCGGCTACGACATGGCCGCCGTGCGCGAGGCCATCCGCGAGTGGGCGCCTGCGGCCCGCCATCCGGTGCTGTTCTACTGGCTGGCGCAGGACTACCGCCAGCCGCTGGCCGCCGACCAGCATCTGCTGCTCGACAAGCGCATCTGCCAGCCCTATCGCTGGCCTGGTGCGGCGCTGCACGGCTGCCCTGGCATGGCCTGGCGCATCGGGCGCGCGCCGGCGCTCGATGGGCGGGCCTTCGGCTTTCGGCTGGGCGCATCGGCCACGCCCACCCAGCGCCTTCGCGCCCGGCGCTGCGGGTCTGACGCGCGGGTCGTCAAGAGCGCATCGGCGCGCGTGTGGCCGGCAGCGCGCCTGCCCGCGGTGCGCGCGCGCCGTCTCGATGGACGCTGGCGCATCGGCGCGGAATGTCATATCGGGCGCTTCACGCTCGATGGGCGGCCTCTGGCGCACGCGCGCTTTGCCGCACCAAGCAACGGCCTGACAGTCTCTGGCCGCTGGCGCATCGGCGGCCCCATGCAGCCTGATTTCGAGATGAGGAGCATCCATGTCTGA
- a CDS encoding phage late control D family protein, giving the protein MEALTPAVKLIYNGRDISADIAPYLMRVVYADRLSGEADSLDVELAETDAVASRWLSDWYPDKGMELKLSYGYAGRALMDAGGFDVDEIEIDSPPLTIRIRALATGISRAVRTRIGKAYERTTLAAILDQIAKRIGAKRRGEVAAIPIDRATQYQETDWAFAVRLAREYGYALKLTDNNKTLAVLKLGEAQEPVRRLAPGDISRIAYRDRITEVPQRTELRHHDAKTGRLIVYGVQHGVIVPEGEVVAADTKKRHVRAKTPEQAKAIAEAEQARHEIDKTGLELALPGDPLLVAGACVDVTGWQRIDGRYLITEARHEITRDAGYATTIQLKRIKEAA; this is encoded by the coding sequence ATGGAAGCGCTGACGCCTGCCGTGAAACTCATCTACAACGGTCGCGATATCTCGGCGGACATCGCGCCGTATCTCATGCGCGTGGTCTATGCCGACCGCCTCTCGGGCGAGGCGGACAGCCTTGATGTGGAGTTGGCCGAAACCGACGCGGTGGCGAGCCGCTGGCTGTCCGACTGGTACCCAGATAAAGGCATGGAGCTCAAGCTCTCTTACGGCTACGCCGGGCGGGCGCTGATGGACGCTGGCGGCTTCGACGTGGATGAGATCGAGATCGACAGCCCGCCGCTGACGATCCGCATCCGCGCGCTGGCCACGGGCATCTCGCGCGCGGTGCGCACGCGTATCGGCAAAGCCTACGAGCGCACGACGCTGGCCGCGATCCTCGACCAGATCGCCAAGCGCATCGGCGCGAAGCGCCGCGGCGAGGTGGCGGCGATCCCCATCGACCGCGCAACGCAATACCAGGAGACCGACTGGGCCTTTGCCGTGCGGCTGGCGCGCGAATACGGCTACGCGCTCAAGCTGACCGACAACAACAAGACGCTGGCGGTGCTGAAGCTGGGCGAAGCGCAGGAGCCGGTGCGCAGGCTTGCCCCCGGTGACATCTCGCGCATCGCCTATCGCGACCGCATCACCGAGGTTCCGCAGCGCACCGAGCTGCGGCACCACGACGCCAAGACCGGCAGGCTTATAGTCTACGGCGTGCAGCACGGCGTCATTGTGCCGGAAGGTGAGGTGGTCGCCGCCGATACGAAAAAGCGCCATGTGCGCGCCAAGACGCCGGAGCAAGCCAAGGCCATCGCCGAGGCCGAGCAGGCGCGGCATGAGATCGACAAGACCGGGCTGGAACTCGCGCTGCCCGGCGATCCGCTGCTGGTAGCGGGTGCCTGCGTGGATGTGACAGGCTGGCAGCGCATCGACGGGCGCTATCTCATCACCGAGGCGCGGCACGAGATCACCCGCGACGCGGGCTATGCAACGACCATCCAGCTCAAGCGCATCAAGGAGGCGGCATGA
- a CDS encoding baseplate assembly protein, whose product MTELLKVIPDDPAQVTAELVAAYEAATGKTLYPAQVERLLIDLIAYRETLLRAAINDAARQNLVRFARAPMLDYLGELVGVARLPGEDDARLRSRILEAPEAFSVAGPRLAYRHHAMRAHASIVDVAVVSPEPGLVRLYPLTDTGLPSAEIKALVLAACSAEDARPICDTVEVADPQDMPFAVDARLTVLQAYDAEVVRQAALSSVTAHCEAIRRRLGADVTRSALIAALHVEGVHSVQLVAPNADIIAPVMAWTHASAIAVTVTGVADG is encoded by the coding sequence ATGACCGAGCTGCTCAAGGTCATCCCAGACGATCCGGCGCAGGTGACTGCCGAGCTGGTTGCGGCCTACGAGGCCGCCACCGGCAAGACGCTCTACCCGGCGCAGGTCGAGCGACTGCTGATCGACCTCATCGCCTACCGCGAGACGCTGCTGCGCGCCGCGATCAACGATGCCGCGCGGCAGAACCTGGTGCGCTTCGCGCGCGCGCCGATGCTCGACTACCTGGGCGAACTGGTCGGCGTGGCGCGCCTGCCGGGCGAGGATGACGCGCGGCTGCGTTCGCGCATCCTCGAAGCGCCGGAGGCGTTTTCGGTGGCCGGGCCGCGTCTCGCTTACCGGCATCACGCCATGCGCGCGCACGCCTCCATCGTCGACGTGGCCGTGGTCTCTCCAGAGCCTGGACTGGTGCGTCTTTATCCGCTCACCGACACCGGCCTGCCATCCGCAGAAATCAAGGCGCTGGTGCTCGCCGCCTGCTCGGCTGAAGATGCGCGTCCGATCTGCGACACGGTCGAGGTGGCCGACCCGCAAGACATGCCGTTTGCTGTCGACGCGCGGCTGACCGTGCTGCAAGCCTATGACGCAGAGGTCGTGCGCCAGGCGGCGCTGTCCAGCGTCACCGCGCACTGCGAGGCGATCCGTCGCCGCCTGGGGGCGGACGTGACTCGCTCGGCGCTAATCGCCGCGCTGCATGTGGAGGGGGTGCACTCGGTGCAGCTTGTCGCACCGAATGCGGACATCATCGCGCCGGTGATGGCCTGGACGCATGCCAGCGCCATCGCCGTGACCGTGACGGGAGTTGCCGATGGCTGA
- a CDS encoding phage tail protein yields MSEATTLDAFRARLAAAVAGEAACPVVTHMAFGRGGHTASGAAKPVDASRTALYDERLRKAATSIDRPSPTEVRVKGVITEAELVGETVSEAALVDSSGQLIAMKTFAPKVKEADERIEITLTLRF; encoded by the coding sequence ATGTCTGAAGCCACTACCCTGGACGCCTTTCGCGCGCGGCTTGCTGCTGCCGTGGCGGGCGAGGCCGCCTGCCCGGTCGTCACCCACATGGCATTTGGCCGCGGCGGGCACACCGCCAGCGGTGCGGCCAAGCCGGTCGACGCCAGCCGCACTGCGTTATACGACGAGCGGCTGCGCAAGGCCGCCACGAGTATCGATCGACCTAGCCCCACCGAGGTGCGTGTCAAGGGCGTCATCACCGAGGCCGAGCTTGTCGGCGAGACCGTCTCCGAGGCCGCGCTGGTGGACTCCAGCGGCCAGCTTATCGCCATGAAGACCTTCGCGCCGAAAGTGAAAGAGGCAGACGAGCGCATCGAGATCACCCTGACCCTGCGATTCTGA
- a CDS encoding four helix bundle protein, with product MTSHDSSAAPTRGASPSHDGRLPQAYVELLTLLEDMDVYVHQITQHWPKAERHGLAADARAQVTKLHRLAAIAWKRKSKAGALFDLDVEVYVLKVLIRKAYRLGYINANRLDVWSRHAAELGRRVGAWLRYESAKTKGSDL from the coding sequence ATGACGAGTCACGATTCAAGCGCCGCGCCGACGCGCGGCGCGTCGCCCAGCCACGACGGGCGCTTGCCGCAGGCATATGTCGAGCTGCTCACGCTGCTCGAGGACATGGATGTTTACGTGCACCAGATCACCCAGCATTGGCCGAAGGCGGAGCGGCACGGACTGGCCGCAGATGCGCGGGCTCAGGTGACAAAGCTTCACCGGCTTGCGGCGATCGCCTGGAAGCGCAAGAGCAAGGCGGGCGCTCTATTCGATCTCGATGTCGAGGTGTATGTGCTCAAAGTACTGATCCGCAAGGCATATCGGCTTGGCTACATCAACGCCAACCGGCTGGATGTATGGAGCCGTCATGCGGCGGAACTGGGTCGTCGTGTCGGCGCGTGGCTACGCTACGAGTCGGCCAAGACGAAGGGGAGCGACCTGTGA
- a CDS encoding phage baseplate assembly protein V: protein MNETIREALATLKIGFVAALDASAHRVRVRLPDLDDLETDWLPVLAMRTRRDRIEHLPDVGEHVAVLLDAHGEDGVVLGALYSARDPAPGGGSDITAARFADGTTVEYDRAAHRLRISVRGPVEIDADGPVTLKAPAVTIDSQQVTVTGHLAVQNGLSVTGGAGAAATIAGNVHVTGSIDATGSIMDAGGNSNHHSH, encoded by the coding sequence ATGAACGAGACAATCCGTGAGGCGCTGGCCACCCTCAAAATCGGCTTCGTCGCAGCACTCGATGCGAGCGCGCACCGCGTGCGTGTGCGCCTGCCCGATCTGGACGATCTGGAAACCGATTGGCTGCCGGTGCTCGCCATGCGCACGCGCCGCGACCGTATCGAGCATCTACCAGATGTGGGTGAGCATGTGGCCGTGCTGCTCGATGCGCACGGCGAAGACGGCGTGGTGCTCGGCGCGCTTTACTCCGCGCGCGATCCGGCGCCGGGCGGCGGATCCGACATCACCGCGGCGCGCTTTGCCGACGGCACGACCGTCGAATACGACCGCGCGGCGCACCGTCTGCGCATCTCCGTGCGCGGGCCGGTGGAGATCGATGCCGACGGGCCGGTAACGCTCAAGGCGCCGGCAGTCACGATCGACAGCCAGCAGGTGACGGTGACCGGGCATCTTGCCGTGCAAAACGGTCTGTCCGTCACTGGTGGCGCTGGCGCGGCAGCGACGATCGCCGGCAACGTGCATGTCACCGGCAGCATCGATGCGACCGGCTCGATCATGGACGCGGGCGGTAACTCCAACCATCACAGCCACTGA
- a CDS encoding four helix bundle protein: MTNHDSSAAPTRGASPSHDGRLPQAYVELLTLLEDMDVYVHQITQHWPKAERHGLAADARAQVTKLHRLAAIAWKRKSKAGALFDLDVEVYVLKVLIRKAYRLGYINANRLDVWSRHAAELGRRVGAWLRYESAKTKGSDL; this comes from the coding sequence ATGACGAATCACGACTCAAGCGCCGCGCCGACGCGCGGCGCGTCGCCCAGCCACGACGGGCGCTTGCCGCAGGCATATGTCGAGCTGCTCACGCTGCTCGAGGACATGGATGTTTACGTGCACCAGATCACCCAGCATTGGCCGAAGGCGGAGCGGCACGGACTGGCCGCAGATGCGCGGGCTCAGGTGACAAAGCTTCACCGGCTTGCGGCGATCGCCTGGAAGCGCAAGAGCAAGGCGGGCGCTCTATTCGATCTCGATGTCGAGGTGTATGTGCTCAAAGTACTGATCCGCAAGGCATATCGGCTTGGCTACATCAACGCCAACCGGCTGGATGTATGGAGCCGTCATGCGGCGGAACTGGGTCGTCGTGTCGGCGCGTGGCTACGCTACGAGTCGGCCAAGACGAAGGGGAGCGACCTGTGA
- a CDS encoding reverse transcriptase/maturase family protein codes for MNGGNWGNGAYAGLFCLGVDGAPSNAYSNIGARLAMESWARSGAVKAAPTAPYPSGLLSCPATGEHEQGAAGITLAAPAIFERITSWENLVSAWREARKGKRKSEEVRRFEADLEANLVSLHEHLLRGTWQPGRARRFWVRDPKWREITAPPFADRIVHHAIVRVIEPLFERRFIHDSYACRRGRGTHAAVMRAQAFLRRAKRRWGEGAYVVKCDVKSYFASIRHDVLIERIARVIDCTRTLSMLRAVYSGYGFDGVGLPVGALTSQLAANILLDALDHRVKDDWGVLEYLRYMDDFVLVAPDKATAARWLDAIDAEIAALGLRLNPKSGYWPIRRGVDFCGYRIFATHIRLRRRAIRSWKARFRVLSSKWRNGLTTLSKCRAAVMSMLAVMRWASARRTTRSILQTLVLKGA; via the coding sequence GTGAACGGCGGCAACTGGGGCAACGGCGCGTACGCCGGGCTGTTCTGCCTGGGCGTCGACGGCGCGCCGTCGAACGCGTACAGCAACATTGGTGCCCGCCTGGCGATGGAATCTTGGGCCAGAAGCGGCGCGGTCAAGGCTGCGCCGACCGCGCCATATCCTTCGGGGTTGCTCTCCTGCCCGGCGACGGGCGAACATGAACAGGGCGCGGCGGGCATAACGCTGGCCGCACCCGCCATTTTCGAGCGCATCACTTCTTGGGAAAACCTTGTGTCCGCCTGGCGCGAGGCCAGAAAGGGCAAACGCAAGTCAGAAGAAGTGCGCCGTTTCGAAGCCGATCTGGAGGCCAATTTAGTCAGCCTGCACGAGCATTTATTGCGCGGCACATGGCAGCCGGGACGTGCGCGCCGCTTCTGGGTACGCGACCCGAAGTGGCGTGAAATCACCGCACCGCCATTTGCCGACCGCATCGTCCACCATGCCATCGTGCGCGTCATCGAGCCTCTGTTCGAGCGCCGGTTCATCCATGACAGCTACGCCTGCCGCCGTGGGCGCGGCACACATGCGGCTGTCATGCGTGCGCAGGCATTTCTCCGCCGCGCCAAGCGGCGCTGGGGCGAAGGTGCTTACGTCGTCAAGTGCGATGTCAAGAGCTACTTCGCGAGCATCCGACATGATGTGCTCATCGAGCGTATCGCACGCGTCATCGACTGCACGCGCACCCTGTCCATGCTGCGCGCGGTCTACTCGGGTTACGGCTTCGATGGCGTCGGCCTGCCCGTCGGCGCGCTCACCAGTCAGCTTGCCGCCAACATCCTGCTGGACGCGCTCGACCATCGCGTCAAGGACGACTGGGGTGTGCTCGAGTATCTCCGCTACATGGACGACTTCGTGCTGGTAGCTCCGGACAAGGCGACCGCGGCGCGTTGGCTTGACGCGATCGACGCCGAGATCGCTGCACTCGGCCTTCGGCTCAACCCCAAGAGCGGCTATTGGCCGATTCGGCGCGGTGTGGACTTTTGCGGCTACCGCATCTTTGCAACACACATCCGCCTGCGTCGGCGGGCGATCCGCTCGTGGAAAGCGCGATTCCGCGTCCTATCGTCCAAGTGGCGCAACGGCTTGACAACGCTGTCCAAGTGTCGCGCAGCCGTCATGTCCATGCTCGCTGTCATGCGCTGGGCCAGCGCCAGGCGCACGACGCGCTCAATCCTGCAAACTCTTGTCCTTAAAGGAGCCTGA
- a CDS encoding tail protein X — translation MSALLHTTREGERWDAIAWHYYRDVREMARLIAANPHAPRSGRLPSGLTLAIPLIGRPLAVSTAGLPPWKR, via the coding sequence ATGAGCGCGCTGCTGCACACCACGCGCGAGGGCGAGCGCTGGGACGCCATCGCCTGGCACTACTACCGCGACGTGCGCGAGATGGCGCGGCTGATCGCCGCCAACCCGCACGCGCCCAGAAGCGGCCGGCTGCCCTCCGGGCTCACGCTCGCCATCCCCTTGATCGGGCGGCCGCTCGCCGTCTCTACCGCAGGACTGCCGCCATGGAAGCGCTGA